Proteins co-encoded in one Candidatus Tanganyikabacteria bacterium genomic window:
- a CDS encoding aminopeptidase, with protein sequence MPKTRLDDVVFDPELVAGAQNAVRVCLKVRDGEKVTLITDRETMEVAACIYDELKKVGARVEDFVLEDYALRPLASTPWEVLDSVARSAATLYAVMPQPGEVVTRAQVINLATRRKVRYGHMVGITKQIMQQGMRADFDRINRMSLKLRSMLAECRVIKVTSPAGTDLEVEHDPLKYRWIKTSGLISRDAWGNLPGGEIFTHPDLVRGVWVCDGPAGDYFSGKYGDLHRSPLKVEIANSRIKGVTCDREEVALEFWDYVHEAENANRVGEVAVGTNLNVTEFTGNLLQDEKIPGFHIAFGEPCGVLTGADWTCPTHIDLLARDCNIWLDGQCIMAAGKFLV encoded by the coding sequence TTGCCCAAGACCCGCCTGGACGACGTCGTCTTCGACCCCGAACTGGTCGCGGGGGCGCAGAACGCCGTGCGCGTGTGCCTCAAGGTCCGCGACGGCGAGAAGGTCACCCTCATCACCGATCGGGAGACCATGGAGGTCGCCGCCTGCATATACGACGAACTCAAGAAGGTGGGCGCCCGGGTCGAGGACTTCGTGCTGGAAGACTATGCTCTGCGGCCGCTGGCCTCGACGCCCTGGGAGGTGCTCGACAGCGTGGCCCGGAGCGCCGCCACGCTCTACGCCGTCATGCCGCAACCTGGCGAGGTCGTCACGCGCGCCCAGGTGATCAACCTGGCCACGCGCCGCAAGGTGCGCTATGGCCACATGGTGGGCATCACCAAGCAGATCATGCAGCAGGGCATGCGGGCCGACTTCGACCGCATCAACCGCATGAGCCTCAAGCTGCGCAGCATGCTTGCCGAGTGCCGCGTCATCAAAGTCACGAGCCCCGCGGGCACCGACCTGGAAGTCGAGCACGACCCGCTCAAGTACCGCTGGATCAAGACGAGCGGCCTCATCAGCCGCGACGCCTGGGGCAACCTGCCTGGCGGCGAGATCTTCACCCACCCCGATCTGGTGCGCGGCGTCTGGGTCTGCGACGGCCCGGCGGGAGACTACTTCTCGGGCAAGTACGGCGATCTGCACCGCTCGCCGCTCAAGGTCGAGATCGCGAATTCCCGCATCAAGGGCGTGACCTGCGATCGCGAGGAGGTGGCCCTGGAGTTCTGGGACTACGTCCACGAGGCGGAAAACGCCAACCGCGTCGGCGAGGTCGCGGTCGGCACCAACCTCAACGTCACCGAGTTCACCGGCAACCTTCTCCAGGACGAGAAGATTCCCGGCTTCCACATCGCCTTCGGCGAGCCGTGCGGCGTGCTCACCGGGGCCGACTGGACATGTCCCACGCACATCGATCTGCTGGCGCGGGACTGCAACATCTGGCTGGATGGCCAGTGCATCATGGCAGCAGGCAAATTCCTGGTCTGA